One part of the Halobacteria archaeon AArc-dxtr1 genome encodes these proteins:
- a CDS encoding superoxide dismutase yields MTDHELPPLPYDYDALEPSISEQVVTWHHDTHHQGYVNGLNSAEETLAENRESGEFGSTAGALGSVTHNGCGHYLHTLFWENMSPDGGGEPEGDLADRIEEDFGSYEGWKGEFEAAASAAGGWALLVYDPVAKQLRNLAVDKHDQGALWGAHPILALDVWEHSYYYDYGPDRGEFVDNFFDVVNWDSVAEEYGKCLDHFE; encoded by the coding sequence ATGACTGATCACGAACTCCCACCGCTGCCGTACGACTACGATGCACTGGAACCGTCGATCTCCGAACAGGTCGTCACCTGGCACCACGATACCCACCACCAGGGATACGTAAACGGCCTCAACAGCGCCGAGGAGACCTTAGCAGAGAACCGCGAGTCGGGCGAGTTTGGCTCGACCGCTGGCGCACTCGGAAGCGTCACCCACAACGGCTGTGGACACTATCTCCACACGCTGTTCTGGGAGAATATGTCTCCCGACGGCGGCGGCGAGCCTGAGGGCGACCTCGCCGACCGCATCGAGGAGGACTTCGGCTCCTACGAGGGCTGGAAGGGCGAGTTCGAGGCCGCAGCGAGCGCCGCCGGCGGCTGGGCCCTGCTCGTCTACGACCCCGTCGCGAAGCAGCTTCGCAACCTGGCTGTCGACAAACACGACCAGGGTGCCCTCTGGGGCGCCCACCCGATCCTGGCGTTAGACGTCTGGGAGCACTCGTACTACTACGACTACGGTCCCGACCGCGGCGAGTTCGTCGACAACTTCTTCGACGTGGTCAACTGGGACTCCGTCGCAGAAGAGTACGGGAAGTGCCTCGACCACTTCGAGTGA
- a CDS encoding transposase, producing the protein MEYSHRYSAYPTQEVAVELQHHIDIHRQAYNYTLYEYENVDADEIGSAYKHHYRLPDWKDEFPVFLEVNSKALQRTVTRFYQNLDGLSEQKQNGRTVGRLKWKSPTEFQSMTYSQSGFELKNTSGRRATLWLSKIGDIPIRYHRDIPDEADIKEVTVKKETTGEWFVSFGLETGEADLPEKPDVDSLDTTNSVGVDLGILNYIHTSDGKIVDWLNLENEYARLRREQRRLSRKEQGSNNYEKQRRNVAKVKRHIRRKVLDYQHKLTTWLVREYDAVFVEDLDVKGMLEQSHNARNKQDAAWRQFISLLKYKAELYGCHVVQVEAAGTTKECASCGVETAKPIWVREHSCPSCGFECDRDANAAMNVLQRGFSELGLGWPEDTPVETALPTDTHSVSAKRVIETGSPICSRARSARSHGP; encoded by the coding sequence ATGGAGTACAGTCACCGCTACTCTGCATACCCGACACAAGAGGTAGCGGTTGAACTGCAACATCACATCGACATTCATCGCCAAGCGTACAACTACACCCTGTACGAGTACGAGAACGTAGACGCCGATGAGATTGGTTCCGCGTACAAACACCACTACCGACTCCCCGACTGGAAAGACGAGTTCCCCGTCTTCTTGGAAGTTAATTCGAAGGCTCTGCAACGAACCGTCACCCGGTTCTACCAGAACCTCGACGGACTCTCCGAGCAGAAACAAAACGGACGTACAGTCGGGAGGCTCAAGTGGAAGTCACCAACGGAATTCCAGAGTATGACGTACTCGCAGTCTGGCTTCGAACTCAAAAACACGAGTGGTCGACGCGCGACGCTCTGGCTTTCCAAAATTGGCGACATCCCGATCCGTTACCACCGCGACATCCCCGACGAAGCCGACATCAAAGAAGTGACGGTCAAGAAAGAGACAACCGGTGAGTGGTTCGTTTCCTTCGGCCTCGAAACCGGTGAAGCCGATCTACCCGAGAAGCCTGACGTAGATTCGCTCGACACGACCAACAGCGTCGGTGTTGATCTCGGCATTCTGAACTACATCCACACTAGTGACGGCAAGATCGTGGACTGGCTCAACCTCGAAAACGAATACGCCCGCCTCCGACGTGAACAACGCAGGTTGTCGCGGAAAGAGCAAGGGTCGAACAACTACGAGAAGCAACGCCGAAACGTGGCGAAGGTCAAGCGACACATCCGCCGGAAGGTGTTGGACTACCAGCACAAGTTGACGACGTGGCTCGTCCGCGAATACGACGCCGTATTCGTCGAGGACTTGGATGTGAAGGGGATGTTGGAGCAGTCACACAACGCTCGCAACAAGCAGGACGCGGCGTGGCGACAGTTCATCTCCCTCCTCAAATATAAGGCAGAGTTGTACGGCTGTCACGTCGTTCAGGTGGAAGCCGCTGGGACGACGAAGGAGTGCGCGTCGTGCGGTGTGGAAACAGCGAAACCGATCTGGGTCAGAGAACACTCGTGTCCGTCATGTGGGTTCGAGTGTGACCGGGACGCGAATGCGGCGATGAACGTCTTGCAGCGCGGCTTTTCTGAACTAGGGCTGGGATGGCCCGAAGACACGCCTGTGGAGACTGCGCTCCCTACGGACACCCATTCGGTGTCTGCAAAGCGCGTCATAGAAACAGGAAGCCCCATCTGCTCACGGGCGCGAAGCGCCCGTTCGCATGGTCCGTGA